The DNA sequence GATTGTTTGGGACAAttgcgttaagtgtcttgaccaaggacacacacgccaATTTTGTAACATATCTATACTGGTGAGACATTACTTTCATAGAATGTCTGAGACAATCACATCTTCTTACCGAACGATTGCCTGAACAATTTCTGCCGCCATATAAAGCTTCAGTGACAACCGACTTTGTACGAGTTTTGACACCTCCTGCTCCGCATGTCTTTGAACAGTTGCTCCATGATGACCAAGTCGACAAAACGCAATGAACTAAGTAGAAAAAAACTCGTTCATATGGTAttggtttattttgtgttCAAATGTGCAATACTCGGGCATTAATGGCTGGTTGCTGAATAATACGCCGAAAACAGATTCGTATCGTAATTGTTCACGTTTTAGGACATAATTGCCCTATcctatattttcaaaatacacAGTCGCTAGATGACGCTAGTGgttcaaaatattataccTGGAGAAGGTTTGATTTCGCAACAACTTCCATTGTGACCACCGACACACACGCAACCATTCGTTGAATAATTTCCACCGTTGTAACAAATCATATTGCAAGCTTTGGTTTCCTAGTGTAATTATAAGTTGGAAATCAGACGTCTTGAGTCGATATTACCAAGTATCTATACAGTGTTTAGATTTTAGTCAGCCTATagataaattgtaaaaacttcGACATCGCAACTCTCGTACAAGACAcccaacacagtggtcacttatgatTTGTCTATATTGTTGATCATATAATACTAAAAGGTATGATGGGAAACCTCTAGtgcataatatcaaaatacgctgatcgtgttttgaacagttaacaacggtaaATGGAAGTCGGTTTTATTCGAATGTTccctgtttactaccaaattgaaagagaaattggaataaaaatgtgtcccatctttccccacccgaatatacattacaaaaatagcCAAAAATAGGGGAACAAAACATCCATGCGATAAAGACTTTCGTTGCCCGCAACgcaatgataaataagttacattcatttaaatatttctacaaACCCGAAGTGCTGGACACACTGTGCCGTTATGTTTATGAGGCGTGACAATTGATCTGGTTCGAAACGATTCGCCCCCTCCACATGTCTTTGAACAATTGCTCCATGCCGACCAGGCGGATGTGACGCAATGTACTGATGACGTCAGCGGAAACAAAATTAGAGGTTAATTAAATCAAGATTAAAGTCTTTTATTCGTTGAATACTCTAGTACTGGCtgggttatatagtagggtgtggaagatgggacactttttacaCTTTgctgttttcttgtcccatttggtagcaaacaaagaacattcaaagaattataaagtcgccttcttacgactcccatagaccgttgttaattgtttaaaacacattcaggatatttggatattgtgtgctaaaagtgtctcatcttacccctcGAAACTATACCGTATATGGATTCCGCTATCGAGAAAATCTTGACAAGTTTTAACCGCAAACGTCAAAATTGTGAGGATTGACATCTATAATATTTCCAACAAATTTAACTTCGACTTACTTCACTAACTTTCACGACAGGCAtgaccatatatatatttaaatgcgAATACGTTTAAACACCACCTTATTACTGTGCAATGTATCTATACCTTAAGGTACTTgttaaaccataaaaaattGTGACATCACGTGATTATGAGGTCACGGAAATTTACGTCGCTTTGCTGACGTCATACCTGGTACCTTCCTTTGACAACATGCTCCAGCATATCCTGCATGGCATTTACAAGAGGAATGAGTGACGTTGTTGACAACATTTGAAGTGAAGTTGCCACTATTTAAACAGATTTCGTTGCAGGATTTCGTTTCCTGTTAATTTGACATCTGCTTATAACCAATATTTAGAGCGGAAGTATTGTTGCATACAGCACATGGTTTCCGCAAATTAAGTTTCCTACAATAAATTGCCACTTTGGCATAAGGTTTCTTGGTTGTACTTAACTTAATGTTCGCTATTTTAGGTGAGCAATTATAAGTATGAGCTTGCGCAGTTCTATTTGTGCAAATCTACGCGTGCGCAGTGGTTAGGACTATTCCGGGGTAAGTAGTTCATTCTGGCCTAAATGCGAAGACCCAACACTGCATGCGAGACCTAACTAGATTAGAAGGAAaccatgtaaaaaaatgtgtttgacTAAATGGCCTAGAATATGTTTGACTGAATGGTTTTCTACAATAAATTGTGCACACTGTAGCCTTCGCCATTTTGTTATCGGGTTTGTGGGTTCTACGTAACTCAGTAGGTGCGCggttttatagtagggtggcaGAGAACTCGGGCAAAAACCAGCCTTTTTAATACTTATTTTATGAATACATATTTGATAGACAAAAACCAATATCAGTGTTTTTCGACAGCATTCCCACGGCCCAACAAAGTGCGTGGCAAAAGcggttactgttgttaagtatCAAAATGGGGTAATGGATCATCCTGATCTTAATCCCAGGTCCTATGACCTGCGGGACCTCGCCCACGCataacaaaagaaaaacattcaatgTGTTAGAAGTTAAGAAAGTGTTagattaaaatacaaagtttttgTTGACACGTTTACTGCGTATTTACCCCTATCGTGTCGTTTTACTGGTAATTTTATACATTCAGTTGGATTTactaatttgatcttcgccaAAGCATCGAAAGagacaataaaacatataaaccaCCCACCCTAAGTGCACCCGTACAGTTTCTTCCTCCGTGTTGAGAATGCGTGACAACCGACCTTGTACGAACTGCCACACCTCCAGCCCCGCATGTCTTCGAACACGTTCCCCAAGTCGACCAAGCGGACATGGCGCAATGAACTTGTgaagtcaaaaaaaaaatgtttgttaaaaatttcgAGTTAAAATGGCGTTGATACTTAAAATCGAAgaactgatgacgtcacgataaTAAAGActgacgtcacgatgacgtaCCTGGAGGTGGTGTTTGACAGCAAGTACCAGTATAACTACCAACACAAACACATCTTCCGCCAGTAAATGTCCCGTTGTTCATACAAACTTGGTTGCAAGCTTTTGATTCCTGGAGATAAATGAAACCGAGGTTAGAACGCTCGCATCGTATCCATAAGCTATAGATGCCCGTTGCATGCTGCCATTCGGGACGTGTGCGCCCTTCGAAAATACACTTATATGgccattgctccaacccagtaggcACTATTGGGTGTATAAAATTTCACCATATTCAAAAAATCTTGAACAAAAAGGAAGGTACATAAAGTTAAACTCACATGGTATAAGTTCTAATAAAGCAACGCCAGCagatgataaataaataaataaataacatttgtttaaacacagtAGTATGCTTGAATTCGTACCAGCACAAGGAAAAAATACAGTATTAGTTTAAAGCTAAGTTTTCTATGTACCGTTAGTGACGGGCATGCAGTGCCACCATGTTGGGCAGCGGTCGTGACAGTCCTTGTACGAATTTCTACACCTCCCGCTCCGCATGTCTTTGAACACGTACCCCACGATGACCACGCGGATGTCACGCAATTAACTGGAGTTGTGAAAATAAgatattttcattataaacGCAACAGTCCATACGTATTGcgatttttatctaaaaaattaaatctatCTGCCTATGATGTTGGATGTTGAAATCCAAGGCAGTGACGTATGCAGTACGCGTAAAAGAACAAGGGTATAGTATTGGATTGAATTAATGGATTTAACTTAACTGCCTTACCATCACGTGGCCAGAaatgacagttattataacacgctgtttcatacacctcgtgccagcttgcgagttaccatgaatttaactttgttgccgttaagtgttttgccccaAAGTTTGATGAATACcaataataatgtaaatattattttagcattaagcgtgttttaactgttgttttgtcgcta is a window from the Ciona intestinalis chromosome 10, KH, whole genome shotgun sequence genome containing:
- the LOC100185064 gene encoding coadhesin is translated as MKGKGFLILFVLLFLVIQGEAWRRRRRRRRACTAVNCAWRLGTCSTTCGPGTKTYVKTRVNSCGGSCVQPAAVACNLRACPINCVTSAWSSWGTCSKTCGAGGVEIRTRTVTTAAQHGGTACPSLTESKACNQVCMNNGTFTGGRCVCVGSYTGTCCQTPPPVHCAMSAWSTWGTCSKTCGAGGVAVRTRSVVTHSQHGGRNCTGALRETKSCNEICLNSGNFTSNVVNNVTHSSCKCHAGYAGACCQRKVPVHCVTSAWSAWSNCSKTCGGGESFRTRSIVTPHKHNGTVCPALRETKACNMICYNGGNYSTNGCVCVGGHNGSCCEIKPSPVHCVLSTWSSWSNCSKTCGAGGVKTRTKSVVTEALYGGRNCSGNRSESKPCNHICYNGGNYSLIQTPYKIGHACICHGGYTGSCCQVPPGINIDLTINIYETIYVIWEPYNPTHHRSHSCGGMGAGGEGEEGEGEGGGMRWDEDKEETELESLI